A stretch of Carnobacteriaceae bacterium zg-C25 DNA encodes these proteins:
- the spxA gene encoding transcriptional regulator Spx — protein sequence MITLYTSPSCASCRKARAWLQEHDIAYVERNIISEPLSIEEIKNILRVTEDGTEEIISQRSKTFKKLNVPLDELPLSRLLELIHDNPTLMRRPILIDDKKLQVGFNEDEIRRFLPRSIRVMDLIAAQQAI from the coding sequence ATGATTACCTTATATACATCGCCAAGTTGTGCATCTTGCCGTAAAGCGCGTGCCTGGTTACAAGAACATGATATTGCTTATGTTGAACGCAACATTATTTCGGAACCTCTATCTATCGAAGAAATTAAAAATATTCTTCGTGTAACTGAAGATGGCACAGAAGAGATTATTTCACAACGTTCAAAAACATTTAAAAAATTAAACGTTCCATTAGACGAACTACCACTTAGTCGTTTGTTGGAATTGATTCATGACAATCCAACGTTAATGCGTCGTCCCATTTTAATCGACGACAAAAAATTACAAGTTGGTTTTAACGAAGATGAAATCCGTCGTTTCTTACCACGTTCAATTCGTGTGATGGATTTAATCGCCGCTCAACAAGCTATATAG
- a CDS encoding hydroxyethylthiazole kinase, whose protein sequence is MIQTKLPLPTFPLVHCITNGITNEYVANALHAFGAKPIIVEDRRSIEQTVRMSDALFLNFGHLTNEKEAVIRDAMAVACTYKKPVVIDIVGIALNADRYQLAMDLLELGPSVVKGNVSEMRHLCGLATQARGIDSAKDDHEIEAVNELLQAMRQLAKRYPQTTFLATGHIDIVANATECMLLKNGVPYLDRFSGSGDVVGALISAVLPFHQSAFDAVCDAVSYFNIAGERANAREGIGTFRIDLLNKLEKVQETEWVEAIEMEKR, encoded by the coding sequence ATGATACAAACAAAATTACCATTACCGACTTTTCCATTAGTGCATTGCATTACAAATGGCATTACAAATGAATATGTGGCAAATGCACTTCATGCATTTGGTGCGAAACCAATTATTGTAGAAGATAGACGAAGCATCGAACAAACGGTTCGCATGAGCGATGCGCTCTTTTTAAATTTTGGACATTTAACGAATGAAAAAGAAGCCGTCATTCGTGACGCGATGGCAGTAGCTTGCACTTATAAAAAACCTGTTGTCATTGATATTGTAGGAATCGCTTTAAATGCCGATCGTTATCAACTCGCCATGGATTTACTTGAATTAGGACCGAGTGTTGTTAAAGGAAATGTTTCGGAAATGCGTCATTTATGTGGTTTGGCAACGCAAGCACGTGGCATTGACAGTGCAAAAGATGATCATGAAATTGAAGCGGTTAATGAATTGTTACAAGCCATGCGCCAATTAGCTAAACGCTATCCACAAACGACGTTTTTAGCAACGGGTCACATAGACATCGTAGCGAATGCGACCGAGTGTATGTTGTTGAAAAATGGCGTGCCGTATTTAGATCGCTTTTCGGGTAGTGGCGATGTTGTTGGCGCGTTAATTAGTGCGGTATTGCCGTTTCATCAAAGTGCGTTTGATGCGGTTTGTGATGCGGTAAGTTATTTTAATATTGCTGGAGAAAGAGCGAATGCACGTGAAGGTATCGGTACATTTCGCATTGATTTACTCAATAAACTTGAAAAAGTACAAGAAACAGAGTGGGTAGAAGCCATTGAAATGGAAAAAAGATAA
- the groL gene encoding chaperonin GroEL (60 kDa chaperone family; promotes refolding of misfolded polypeptides especially under stressful conditions; forms two stacked rings of heptamers to form a barrel-shaped 14mer; ends can be capped by GroES; misfolded proteins enter the barrel where they are refolded when GroES binds) — translation MVKEIKFSEDARSAMLRGVDILANTVKVTLGPKGRNVVLEKAYGSPLITNDGVTIAKDIELEDHFENMGAKLVAEVASKTNDIAGDGTTTATVLTQAIVREGLKNVTAGANPVGIRRGIELATKTAVSALHEMSVPVESKAAIAQVAAISSGSQEIGELLAEAMERVGNDGVITIEESKGIETELDVVEGMQFDRGYLSQYMVSDTDKMEAVLENPYVLLTDKKISNIQEIVPVLEQILQQGRSLLVIADDVDGEALPTLVLNKIRGTFNVVAVKAPGFGDRRKAMLEDIAVLTGGTVITQDLGLELKDMTMNELGTAGKVVVTKDSTTIVEGAGSKENIAHRIRLIKAHLEETTSEFDREKLQERLAKLSGGVAVVKVGAATETELKERKLRIEDALNATRAAVQEGIVPGGGSALVAAQRAVSELVAEGDVATGVKIVVRALEEPLRQIVENAGLEGSVIVSQLKEKEAGVGYNAATDEWVNMIEAGIVDPTKVTRSALQNAASVSALLLTTEAVIADKPQVENHSHAVDNGMGMM, via the coding sequence ATGGTAAAAGAGATTAAATTTTCAGAAGACGCGCGTTCAGCGATGTTGCGCGGGGTGGACATTTTAGCCAATACGGTAAAAGTGACATTGGGACCAAAAGGGCGTAACGTCGTTTTAGAAAAGGCGTACGGCTCACCGCTGATTACAAATGACGGGGTGACAATTGCCAAAGATATCGAATTGGAAGACCATTTTGAAAACATGGGAGCGAAATTAGTTGCTGAAGTTGCTTCAAAAACAAATGATATTGCTGGGGATGGAACGACAACGGCTACCGTTTTAACTCAAGCGATTGTGCGTGAAGGATTAAAAAATGTAACGGCTGGAGCAAACCCTGTCGGGATTCGTCGCGGAATCGAATTGGCGACAAAAACAGCGGTAAGTGCTTTGCACGAGATGTCTGTTCCCGTAGAATCAAAAGCGGCAATTGCACAAGTTGCAGCGATTTCATCAGGCTCACAAGAAATTGGTGAATTGTTGGCGGAAGCCATGGAACGTGTCGGAAACGATGGCGTCATTACAATCGAAGAGTCTAAAGGGATTGAAACGGAATTGGACGTTGTAGAAGGCATGCAATTCGATCGTGGGTACTTATCACAATATATGGTCAGTGACACCGACAAGATGGAAGCGGTCCTTGAAAATCCATACGTGTTATTAACGGACAAAAAGATTTCCAACATTCAAGAAATTGTGCCAGTTTTAGAGCAAATTTTACAACAAGGTCGTTCGTTGTTAGTCATTGCCGATGATGTCGATGGCGAAGCGTTGCCAACATTAGTATTGAATAAAATTCGTGGAACGTTTAATGTCGTTGCCGTTAAAGCGCCCGGATTTGGCGATCGTCGCAAAGCCATGTTAGAAGATATTGCCGTATTAACGGGTGGTACAGTCATTACCCAAGATTTAGGGTTGGAATTAAAAGACATGACAATGAACGAATTGGGAACAGCTGGTAAAGTCGTTGTCACAAAAGATTCAACAACGATTGTCGAAGGTGCGGGTTCTAAAGAAAACATTGCGCATCGCATTCGTTTGATTAAAGCGCATTTGGAAGAAACAACATCAGAGTTTGATCGCGAGAAGTTACAAGAGCGTTTGGCGAAGTTGTCAGGTGGTGTTGCGGTAGTCAAAGTCGGTGCGGCAACGGAAACCGAATTAAAAGAGCGTAAATTAAGAATCGAAGACGCGTTGAATGCGACACGTGCAGCCGTACAAGAAGGTATCGTTCCTGGCGGAGGGAGCGCATTAGTTGCTGCACAACGCGCTGTGTCAGAACTTGTTGCTGAAGGCGATGTGGCAACAGGTGTTAAAATTGTAGTTCGCGCTTTAGAAGAACCGTTACGTCAAATCGTTGAAAATGCTGGATTAGAAGGGTCTGTCATCGTGTCCCAATTAAAAGAGAAAGAAGCAGGCGTTGGTTACAATGCTGCAACAGATGAATGGGTGAATATGATTGAAGCGGGAATCGTGGATCCAACAAAAGTAACGCGTTCAGCATTGCAAAACGCTGCAAGTGTATCAGCGTTGCTATTAACAACAGAAGCGGTTATCGCAGATAAACCACAAGTAGAAAACCATTCACACGCAGTAGATAACGGCATGGGAATGATGTAG
- a CDS encoding co-chaperone GroES, whose product MIKPLSKRVVLQPVKEEEKKVGGLLLPGSAKVNDNMAKVIAVADDVSAIQVNDTVIFEQFEGLSIEQDGEAFIIIKEDNIVAIVQ is encoded by the coding sequence ATGATTAAACCATTATCAAAACGTGTTGTTTTACAACCCGTTAAAGAGGAAGAGAAAAAAGTGGGTGGCTTATTGTTGCCGGGTAGCGCTAAAGTGAATGACAATATGGCAAAAGTGATTGCGGTAGCAGATGATGTGAGTGCCATTCAAGTGAACGACACTGTAATTTTTGAACAATTTGAAGGTCTATCTATTGAGCAAGACGGTGAAGCGTTTATCATTATTAAAGAAGATAATATTGTAGCGATTGTACAATAA
- a CDS encoding MFS transporter, which produces MNNKMTKLEKQWILYDVGNSAFSLLIATIIPIVFNNLAKGELSEDVYFAYWGYAVTAATVGVAILGPIIGAISDRPNTRAKFFGWSVAIGALGCALLPFFNNWLPFLIVFVLTKSIYNVSLVLYDSMLTDVTTPEKMDMVSSHGYAWGYVGSTIPFVISLGLMLFYESIGLTLPVALIIAFVVNALWWGLSAVPLMKNYKQVHSTPNVQSTKAIFSQLFETLREIRRNKHIFYYLISFVFFIDGVYTIINMATAYGTALGLSQNSLILALLATQLVAFPCALIFSKISKKYPTGLLIKECIAAYGCVSLFAIQLDQEWEFWMLAIFVGMFQGAIQALSRSYFAKIIPPQKTGEYFGIFDICGKGASIIGTLTVSLISQITGSQQLAVGALSIMFFIGYVVFGYCEKFAKHTA; this is translated from the coding sequence ATGAACAATAAAATGACAAAACTGGAAAAACAGTGGATTTTGTATGATGTGGGAAATAGTGCGTTTTCGCTTTTAATCGCAACCATTATTCCGATTGTGTTTAACAATTTAGCCAAAGGAGAATTAAGCGAAGATGTGTATTTTGCGTATTGGGGTTATGCCGTAACGGCCGCAACAGTCGGTGTTGCAATTTTAGGGCCAATTATTGGGGCAATCTCGGATAGACCAAATACACGTGCTAAATTTTTTGGCTGGAGTGTTGCCATTGGAGCGCTCGGGTGTGCATTGTTGCCGTTTTTCAATAATTGGCTACCGTTTTTAATCGTGTTTGTATTAACGAAAAGTATTTATAACGTATCGTTAGTGTTGTATGACAGTATGTTAACTGATGTGACAACACCTGAAAAAATGGACATGGTTTCTTCTCACGGGTATGCGTGGGGATACGTTGGGAGTACAATTCCTTTTGTCATCAGTTTAGGATTGATGTTGTTTTATGAATCGATAGGATTGACGTTGCCTGTGGCATTAATTATTGCGTTTGTCGTGAATGCGTTATGGTGGGGATTGTCTGCTGTTCCATTAATGAAAAACTATAAGCAAGTTCATTCGACACCGAACGTACAATCGACAAAAGCGATTTTTTCACAATTGTTTGAAACGTTGCGTGAAATTCGACGCAATAAACATATCTTTTATTATTTAATTTCGTTTGTATTCTTTATTGATGGGGTATATACCATTATCAATATGGCAACAGCGTACGGGACGGCGTTAGGCTTGTCACAAAACAGTTTGATTTTAGCGTTATTGGCTACACAACTTGTAGCGTTCCCATGTGCATTGATTTTTTCAAAAATTTCAAAAAAATATCCAACGGGGTTATTGATTAAAGAGTGTATTGCTGCTTACGGATGCGTTTCTTTATTTGCGATTCAGTTGGATCAAGAGTGGGAATTTTGGATGTTGGCAATTTTTGTCGGTATGTTCCAAGGTGCGATTCAAGCGTTATCCCGTTCGTACTTTGCCAAAATCATTCCGCCACAAAAAACAGGTGAATACTTTGGTATTTTCGATATTTGTGGAAAAGGCGCGTCTATTATTGGTACGTTAACGGTCAGCCTTATTTCTCAAATTACAGGCTCACAACAATTAGCCGTTGGTGCGTTAAGTATCATGTTTTTCATTGGGTATGTGGTGTTTGGTTATTGTGAAAAGTTTGCAAAACACACCGCATAA
- a CDS encoding zinc dependent phospholipase C family protein, with the protein MASIYTHNRFGKHVKHHFPKEWQKAIVQNESLYLLGQQGPDLFFFYPKTLMKSDSPGTVIHKQAGKQFINNQKDRLRALPLNHPQWSYFIGSLCHYILDVHIHPTVEAVKNDATGYSHIAVETELDRYYIEQDGMVGVEYRLDKLITKDDVTYEQHIPPFYNVYDKADQKTVMGGIRYFRLVKKWCFAKTPLREKIVAKLIKVIGNDTPNFNGLVMHLTPLPEAQQNQGRLVSCVDKALEAAPTLIQNAIDFIREDVPLVDFFNYTYDGDYVNEQ; encoded by the coding sequence GTGGCAAGTATTTATACACATAATCGATTTGGTAAACATGTCAAACATCATTTTCCAAAAGAATGGCAAAAAGCTATCGTGCAAAATGAATCGTTATATCTGTTAGGACAACAAGGACCGGATTTATTTTTCTTCTATCCAAAAACATTAATGAAATCAGATAGTCCCGGAACTGTCATACATAAACAAGCGGGCAAGCAATTTATAAACAATCAAAAAGACCGTTTACGCGCATTGCCTTTAAATCATCCACAATGGAGCTATTTTATCGGTTCTTTATGCCACTATATTTTAGACGTGCATATTCACCCAACGGTTGAAGCGGTTAAAAATGATGCGACAGGGTATAGTCACATTGCGGTAGAAACAGAGTTAGATCGGTATTACATTGAACAAGACGGTATGGTCGGTGTGGAATATCGTTTAGATAAACTCATTACGAAAGATGACGTAACCTATGAACAACACATTCCACCGTTTTATAACGTGTATGATAAGGCAGATCAAAAAACAGTAATGGGAGGCATTCGCTATTTTAGATTAGTGAAAAAATGGTGCTTTGCCAAAACGCCGTTGCGTGAAAAAATCGTTGCAAAACTCATTAAAGTGATTGGTAATGATACGCCAAACTTCAACGGTTTGGTCATGCACTTAACACCACTCCCCGAAGCACAACAAAATCAAGGACGTCTCGTATCCTGTGTGGATAAAGCGTTAGAAGCGGCGCCAACGTTAATTCAAAACGCGATTGATTTTATCCGTGAGGATGTGCCGTTGGTCGACTTCTTTAATTATACTTATGATGGAGATTATGTGAATGAACAATAA
- a CDS encoding cation-translocating P-type ATPase, translating into MSNKDFFLLQENEVLDALETSANGLTTTQAQERLAKYGENILDEGEKRTLLQKFLDQFKDFMIIILIAASILSVAVSFAEGHPEFHDAIIIMLVVFLNAIIGVIQEAKAEEAVEALKRMSSPAARVMRDGHTTTLKSEEIVIGDIVLLEAGDVVPADLRLLEVSSLKIEEAALTGESVPVEKSLTLPEGHQAGIGDRTNMAFSSTNVTYGRGVGVVTATGMQTEVGKIATMLVSEKESKTPLQENQDQLGKWLTIAILIIAAFIFAIGLGQGRPATAMLLTAISIAVAAIPEGLPAITTIILALGTRTMADKNALVRKLPAVETLGGTEIICSDKTGTLTLNKMTVEKVFYNNTLFDASETIALDLPLLESIVLANDTKFNATGELIGDPTETAMVKFALDKAMDVTALNTRLPRVAEVPFDSDRKLMSTIHQLDNGKYFVAVKGAPDQLLNRATQVNNNGQVSALNDASRTEILSYNSTMAKQALRVLAGAYKIIDTIPSVVDTNTIENDLIFAGLVGMIDPERQEAGEAIAVAKKAGIRTIMITGDHRDTAEAIAKRLGIIEEGQDHAVLTGAELDNLSDDALRQQVEQYSVYARVSPEHKVRIVKAWQSHNKVVAMTGDGVNDAPSLKAADIGIGMGITGTEVSKGASDMVLADDNFKTIVDAVKEGRKVFANIQKAVQYLLSANLGEVVTLFVATMVGWTILEPIHILWINLVTDVFPAIALGLEDTEKGIMNMKPRGKRSNFLSNGVLESIIYQGLLEAGLTLGVYWFALHAYGVDASGKSLAAETMAFATLGLIQLFHAFNVKYVSASLFTEKPFANKWFNIAVCASAAMLVGVILIPGINTFFSSALLNAEQWLVVLGFSFAIIPIVEVCKIIFRAFTKNKA; encoded by the coding sequence ATGTCTAACAAAGACTTTTTCTTATTACAAGAAAACGAAGTGCTTGATGCACTAGAAACATCAGCGAATGGTTTAACGACGACTCAAGCGCAAGAACGTCTAGCCAAGTACGGCGAAAACATTCTCGATGAGGGTGAAAAACGCACACTTTTACAAAAGTTTTTAGATCAATTTAAAGACTTTATGATTATTATTTTAATCGCAGCGTCTATCCTATCCGTTGCGGTGTCATTTGCGGAAGGTCATCCAGAATTTCACGATGCCATCATCATCATGTTAGTTGTATTTTTGAACGCCATTATTGGTGTGATTCAAGAAGCAAAAGCCGAAGAGGCGGTAGAAGCCTTGAAACGTATGTCATCTCCTGCAGCACGTGTTATGCGTGACGGACACACAACGACATTAAAAAGCGAAGAAATCGTTATCGGTGATATTGTTCTGTTAGAAGCGGGTGATGTTGTTCCAGCCGATTTACGTTTATTAGAAGTTAGCTCTTTAAAAATTGAAGAAGCAGCCTTAACGGGTGAATCTGTTCCCGTTGAAAAATCATTAACGTTACCTGAAGGGCATCAAGCCGGTATTGGTGATCGTACAAATATGGCGTTTTCAAGTACAAACGTTACTTACGGACGCGGTGTTGGTGTTGTAACCGCAACAGGTATGCAAACAGAAGTCGGTAAAATTGCGACGATGTTAGTGTCTGAAAAAGAAAGTAAAACACCGTTACAAGAAAACCAAGACCAATTGGGTAAATGGTTAACGATTGCGATTTTAATTATTGCAGCCTTTATTTTTGCGATTGGTTTAGGACAAGGTCGTCCGGCAACAGCGATGTTATTAACTGCCATTTCTATTGCCGTAGCCGCTATTCCAGAAGGATTACCTGCCATTACGACAATCATTTTAGCACTTGGAACACGTACAATGGCAGACAAAAACGCATTGGTGCGTAAATTACCTGCCGTTGAAACGTTAGGTGGTACTGAAATTATTTGTTCAGACAAAACAGGAACATTAACGTTAAACAAAATGACGGTTGAAAAAGTGTTTTACAACAACACATTATTTGACGCCAGCGAAACTATTGCTTTAGATTTACCATTATTAGAATCAATCGTTTTAGCAAACGATACAAAATTCAACGCAACGGGCGAATTGATTGGGGATCCAACAGAAACAGCGATGGTCAAATTTGCTTTAGATAAAGCGATGGACGTTACGGCATTAAACACACGTTTACCACGTGTTGCGGAAGTGCCATTTGACTCTGATCGTAAATTAATGTCTACCATTCATCAATTGGATAACGGCAAATATTTTGTTGCGGTTAAAGGTGCGCCTGATCAATTATTAAACCGTGCCACACAAGTGAATAACAATGGACAAGTGAGTGCATTAAACGATGCGTCACGCACAGAAATTTTAAGTTACAACTCTACAATGGCAAAACAAGCGTTACGTGTTCTTGCCGGTGCTTATAAAATTATCGATACTATCCCATCTGTAGTGGATACAAACACAATCGAAAACGACTTAATCTTTGCTGGATTAGTGGGAATGATTGACCCTGAGCGTCAAGAAGCGGGCGAAGCGATTGCGGTGGCGAAAAAAGCGGGTATTCGTACAATTATGATTACGGGAGACCATCGCGACACTGCCGAAGCGATCGCAAAACGTTTAGGTATCATTGAAGAGGGTCAAGATCACGCCGTATTAACGGGTGCTGAATTAGATAACTTATCCGACGACGCCTTACGTCAACAAGTTGAACAATATAGCGTGTACGCACGTGTGTCTCCAGAACATAAAGTGCGTATCGTGAAAGCATGGCAATCACACAATAAAGTGGTTGCGATGACGGGAGACGGTGTCAACGATGCACCTTCATTAAAAGCGGCTGATATTGGTATCGGTATGGGAATTACGGGTACCGAAGTATCTAAAGGTGCTTCAGATATGGTTTTAGCCGACGACAACTTCAAAACGATTGTTGATGCGGTTAAAGAAGGTCGTAAAGTATTCGCAAACATTCAAAAAGCCGTTCAATACTTATTATCGGCTAACTTGGGTGAAGTGGTTACACTGTTCGTTGCGACAATGGTAGGTTGGACGATTTTAGAGCCAATCCATATTTTATGGATTAACTTAGTGACTGACGTATTCCCAGCGATTGCACTTGGTTTAGAAGATACCGAAAAAGGTATTATGAACATGAAGCCTCGTGGTAAACGTTCAAACTTCTTATCAAACGGTGTATTAGAAAGCATTATTTACCAAGGTTTACTTGAAGCTGGTTTAACGTTAGGCGTTTACTGGTTTGCTTTACACGCTTATGGTGTAGATGCGTCTGGTAAATCATTAGCGGCGGAAACAATGGCATTTGCAACGCTTGGTTTAATCCAATTGTTCCACGCATTTAACGTGAAATACGTTTCTGCTTCATTATTCACTGAAAAACCATTCGCAAATAAATGGTTTAACATTGCAGTATGTGCTTCAGCAGCAATGTTAGTGGGTGTTATTTTAATCCCAGGTATTAATACATTCTTTAGCTCTGCATTATTAAATGCTGAACAATGGTTAGTCGTGTTAGGCTTCTCATTTGCGATTATCCCTATTGTTGAAGTATGTAAAATTATTTTCCGTGCTTTTACAAAAAATAAAGCGTAA
- a CDS encoding GNAT family N-acetyltransferase has translation MDITLKPIETTDDIYRLWQIGFSTENPEWSKFNGPYFNDYFAFSFEDFQKERPFYKNTKDNWGIYVDELLVGAVSRYWIDKNTRWLEIGIVIYDENYWSMGIGTHALQQWISKTFDDYSEIEHIGLTTWSGNPGMMRASVKLGLRQEANIPKVRFWQGVYYDSVKYGITRDEWYANN, from the coding sequence ATGGATATTACACTAAAACCTATTGAAACCACCGATGACATTTATCGATTATGGCAAATTGGATTTTCTACGGAAAATCCCGAGTGGTCAAAATTTAACGGTCCTTATTTTAACGATTACTTTGCTTTTAGTTTTGAGGACTTCCAAAAAGAACGCCCATTCTATAAAAACACAAAAGATAACTGGGGTATTTACGTCGATGAATTATTAGTCGGCGCAGTCTCACGCTATTGGATAGATAAAAATACGCGTTGGCTAGAAATCGGCATCGTCATCTATGACGAAAATTATTGGTCAATGGGTATCGGAACACACGCACTCCAACAATGGATTTCAAAAACGTTTGATGATTATTCAGAAATTGAGCATATTGGTTTAACAACATGGTCTGGAAATCCGGGCATGATGCGCGCCAGCGTAAAATTAGGTCTACGCCAAGAAGCCAATATTCCAAAAGTTCGTTTTTGGCAAGGCGTTTATTATGACAGCGTCAAATACGGTATTACGCGTGACGAATGGTACGCCAACAACTAG
- a CDS encoding ABC transporter ATP-binding protein: MMSIANVITVIGPDKIKEMTNIITKGIMTSIEMTELQAVATGVLTLYLISGVLGYAQNIIVSSVMQRFSQRLRTRIVTKINRLPLNYFDQHAQGDVLSRVTNDVDTVSQSLSQSLGSLISSVILLIGTVYMMLTTSVALTGVSVASVFIGFGLMVVLIKLSQKYFTQQQSNIALINGHVEEMYTGHHIVYSYNGKEQAKTQFNVLNEALYQSSWKSQFISGLMMPMMGFIGNFGYVAVCVFGAVQVLEGHTTIGVIVAFMIYVRQFTNPLGQVAQGATNLQQASAALKRVIEFLNEEEMLDETHLQTEWVPKGSVAFEDVHFGYYEDQPIIKSFSADIKSGQKVAIVGPTGAGKTTIVNLLMKFYEVNSGAIKIDGVDISQLSRETVHDAFGMVLQDTWLFEGTIRENLVYNLDHISEQQMIAATKAVGVHHFIKTLPHGYDTVLNDNTSLSQGQKQLMTIARALLKDAPLLILDEATSSVDTRTERLIQEAMDTLMKGRTSFVIAHRLSTIQNADVILVMKDGNIVEKGTHDSLLALNGFYADLYNSQFEEN; encoded by the coding sequence ATGATGAGTATTGCCAATGTGATTACAGTCATTGGGCCAGATAAAATTAAAGAGATGACCAATATCATCACAAAAGGCATCATGACGTCAATTGAAATGACTGAATTGCAAGCCGTTGCTACAGGGGTATTAACACTCTATTTAATTAGCGGTGTACTCGGTTATGCTCAAAATATTATCGTCAGCTCTGTGATGCAACGTTTTTCTCAACGTTTACGTACACGCATTGTCACTAAAATTAATCGATTACCACTGAATTATTTTGACCAACACGCACAAGGGGATGTGTTATCTCGTGTGACGAACGATGTGGATACGGTAAGTCAATCACTTTCTCAAAGCTTAGGTTCGCTGATTTCGTCCGTCATTTTATTAATCGGAACGGTGTACATGATGCTAACGACAAGCGTCGCCTTAACAGGTGTATCGGTGGCGTCTGTATTTATCGGATTTGGTTTGATGGTCGTGTTGATTAAACTATCTCAAAAATATTTCACACAACAACAAAGCAATATTGCTTTGATTAACGGGCATGTTGAAGAAATGTATACCGGCCACCACATTGTATATAGCTACAATGGGAAAGAGCAGGCAAAAACACAATTTAATGTGTTGAATGAAGCGCTATACCAATCATCGTGGAAATCACAATTTATTTCCGGCTTAATGATGCCAATGATGGGATTTATTGGTAACTTCGGGTATGTTGCCGTATGTGTGTTTGGTGCAGTGCAAGTGTTAGAAGGGCATACAACAATTGGTGTCATTGTGGCATTTATGATTTATGTTCGTCAATTTACAAATCCGCTCGGACAAGTCGCGCAAGGTGCAACCAATTTACAGCAAGCGTCTGCAGCGTTAAAACGTGTCATTGAATTTTTAAATGAAGAAGAAATGCTTGACGAAACACATTTGCAAACAGAATGGGTACCAAAAGGGTCTGTTGCATTTGAAGATGTTCATTTTGGATATTATGAAGATCAACCGATTATTAAATCATTTAGTGCGGACATTAAAAGTGGGCAAAAAGTGGCGATTGTTGGGCCAACAGGTGCTGGTAAAACAACAATTGTGAATTTGTTGATGAAATTTTATGAAGTGAATAGTGGCGCAATTAAGATTGATGGCGTAGATATTAGCCAATTGTCTCGCGAAACAGTCCACGATGCGTTCGGTATGGTATTACAAGATACATGGTTATTTGAAGGTACGATTCGTGAAAACTTGGTGTACAATTTAGACCATATTAGCGAACAACAAATGATTGCGGCAACAAAAGCGGTTGGTGTGCATCATTTCATTAAAACGTTGCCACATGGATACGATACCGTATTAAATGACAATACGAGTTTATCACAAGGCCAAAAACAATTGATGACCATTGCACGTGCGTTGTTAAAAGACGCGCCGTTATTGATTTTAGACGAAGCAACGAGTTCGGTAGATACGCGGACAGAACGTTTAATTCAAGAAGCAATGGATACGTTGATGAAAGGACGAACATCGTTTGTTATTGCGCACCGTTTATCAACGATACAAAATGCAGATGTCATTTTAGTAATGAAAGACGGAAATATCGTGGAAAAAGGAACGCATGATAGTTTATTAGCTTTAAACGGATTTTATGCAGACCTTTACAATAGTCAATTTGAAGAAAACTAA